The Eriocheir sinensis breed Jianghai 21 chromosome 21, ASM2467909v1, whole genome shotgun sequence genome includes a region encoding these proteins:
- the LOC127001562 gene encoding uncharacterized PE-PGRS family protein PE_PGRS54-like isoform X20, whose protein sequence is MWKVVVVAAALSVAAVAGEGGQEAQLSGPGLSLGELLRGSRESSGEYRVRHFGRGGGDDDDSEEFPPLMPYEFAYEVKDDATTNYQNRVEFVEDGVLRGSYSLLSPDGVVRTSVYSDTGNGFEVTLHEVPTDIVVIGSGLPGDPALKAGGTYRYYDSRDSGSRESFRPSFSRSGGFEAFSKASEGFDGSSRGSAIFSSSSNRDFSSKNKQSSREESSRREESERREESSRRDESRREESSRRDESRREESEGSRFEFLTNDKSALEAFDRESASQGFSGGSRDSEASSRRKESRREESEGYKYELLTNDKSALEAFDRESASQGFSGGSRDSEASSRHEESGGFGEFSHAFASSFSQQGGSGGGSGGGSGGGSGGGSGGGLGGGFGGGSGGGSEGGSGGSRGGFGGGSEGGSLGGSGGSSGGSGGGSGGGFVGTGSGSGHGGSGGGSGGGYEGGLGGGSGGGFGGGSEGGSFGGEFGGSGGGSGGGSDGGSGGGSSGGSGGGSGGGFVGTGGGSGHGGSSGGSDGGSGGGFGGGSGGSGGGSHGGSSGSGGGSGGGSGGSGRGSHGGSGGSGGGSGGGSHGGLGGSGGGFGGEFGGSGGGSGGGSGGSGGGSGGGSGGSGGGSHGGSGGSGGGSHGGSGGSGGGFGGGSGGSGGGSHGGSGGSDGGFGGGSGGSGGGFGVGSGGSGGGSHGGSGGSDGGFGGEFGGSGGGFGGEFSGSGGGSHGGSGGSDGGFGGGSGGSGGGFGVGSGGSGGGSHGGSGGSDGGFGGGSGGSGGGSHGGSGGSDGGFGGGSGGSGGGSHGGSGGSDGGFGGGSGGSGGGSHGGSGGSDGGFGGGSGGSGGGSHGGSSGSGGGSHGGLSGSDGGFGGGSGGSGGGFGVGSGGSGGGSHGGSGGSDGGFGGGSGGSGGGSHGGSGGSDGGFGGGSGGSGGGSHGGSSGSGGEFGGGFGGSGGGSHGGSGGSDGGFGGGSGGSGGGSHGGSSGSDGGFGGGSGGSGGGSHGGSGGSGDGFGGGSGGGSDGGSGGSGGEFGGGSGGSFGGSHGGSGGSGGGSGGGSGGSGGGSDGGSGSGSGGSGGGFGGGLDIGLGFGTDGPGGSGSGIELGLGLGGGPGIELGFGTDGPGGFGGEPGGSGGGFGGGPGGSGGGSHGGSGGSGGGSGGGSGGSGGGFDGGSGGGSGVSGGGFGGGLDIGLGFGAGDGPGGSGGGLGGSVGGFGGRPGGSDGGFGDGSGGSGGFGGGFGGGPGGGFGGGSGGSGGSGGFGGGFGGGPGGGFGGGSGGSGGFGGGFGGGPGGGFGGGSGGSGGGSGGGAGGSGGGVSGGGAGGGGVNLQDKAVFIIHPDFFKTGAGAGLTGLPEVTEPIIIVSDNKFAQGGGGAGVGFSNALGGGGFAGAFSSVNRLGEAAAADTTAAHSSGAASTATAEEVSTSSGKSGSTSTSAIESASSLGSASISASSPSSEGFVASTFSSNGLTVGSATGDSTSASSGSFGRSTIENVSSSASAAEGASSSGATKSASFSSASESSGSATDGASFLTSASEGGSSSHGSVSSGSGTEGAFLFDASGSSLGSAAEVDTSLGSAAEVASSSSATEVASSGSAAEVTFSGSAAEVASSSGAAEVTSSNSAAEVTSSNAAAAASSGSAAEGVSSSSSGGFDASTFNSRKLSVESSTKDSSSSSSRKGGVLTITSSSLDGSSGINKAVTDESSGRGQSVLDSGASGGTKNIEKAANAKPASSGQIGLNGFSTSFSEGGSQQFIISSSGDASRFDSHRFSSSGSGGSSSSGASSSAILHSQSGGDLKLQAPDQLLKILNPGQTARGLQGIRGSSGQGGAVFFTQETDLASSQGGKTSITQLPVTRVTTVTHLPDDSKQGSSILKIAGSSTGFKNNQNVFTSPPSGAARFFASASNTKTFQASGKKSAGNKIVSISGSGTLTTLPTGDTVLALGSKQPIAISTSQGVIRNSRRTAPFSTTNSRQQRPRRIRGRLLRSL, encoded by the exons CCACTCATGCCCTACGAGTTCGCATACGAGGTGAAAGACGACGCCACGACCAATTACCAGAACAGAGTGGAGTTCGTTGAGGATGGCGTGTTGCGGGGGAGCTACAGCCTCCTCTCCCCTGACGGTGTGGTTCGAACTTCCGTCTATTCCGACACCGGCAATGGCTTCGAG GTGACCCTCCACGAAGTGCCAACAGACATCGTGGTCATCGGCTCAGGCCTCCCTGGTGACCCCGCGCTCAAGGCCGGGGGCACGTACAGGTACTACGACTCTCGCGACTCAGGCTCAAGGGAGTCCTTCCGGCCATCTTTCAGCAGGAGCGGTGGATTTGAGGCTTTCTCTAAAGCATCAGAAGGGTTTGACGGGTCTTCAAGAGGGTCAGCTATCTTTAGTTCATCGAGCAACAGAGACTTTTCATCGAAAAATAAACAGTCAAGTCGCGAAGAGTCATCCAGGCGCGAAGAATCGGAAAGGCGCGAAGAATCGTCGAGACGCGATGAGTCAAGACGCGAAGAATCGTCGAGACGCGATGAGTCAAGACGCGAAGAATCCGAAGGCTCCAGATTTGAATTTTTAACGAATGACAAGAGTGCCTTGGAAGCCTTCGACAGGGAGAGCGCCAGCCAAGGCTTCTCTGGTGGGTCTAGGGACTCCGAGGCTTCGTCGAGACGCAAAGAGTCAAGACGCGAAGAATCCGAAGGCTACAAATATGAATTGTTGACGAATGACAAGAGTGCCTTGGAAGCCTTCGACAGGGAGAGCGCCAGCCAAGGCTTCTCTGGCGGGTCTAGGGACTCCGAGGCTTCGTCGAGACACGAAGAGTCTGGAGGCTTTGGAGAGTTCTCGCATGCCTTCGCGTCATCGTTCTCCCAGCAGGGAGGATCTGGAGGTGGATCAGGTGGTGGATCTGGAGGTGGATCAGGTGGTGGATCTGGTGGTGGATTAGGTGGTGGATTTGGTGGTGGATCAGGTGGTGGATCTGAGGGTGGATCAGGTGGATCAAGAGGTGGATTCGGTGGTGGATCTGAGGGTGGATCATTAGGTGGATCTGGAGGATCAAGTGGTGGATCTGGTGGTGGATCAGGGGGTGGATTTGTTGGAACTGGTAGTGGATCAGGTCACGGTGGATCTGGTGGTGGATCAGGTGGTGGATATGAGGGTGGATTAGGTGGTGGATCAGGGGGTGGATTCGGTGGTGGATCTGAGGGTGGATCATTTGGTGGTGAATTTGGTGGATCAGGTGGTGGATCTGGTGGTGGATCAGATGGTGGATCTGGAGGTGGGTCAAGTGGTGGATCTGGTGGTGGATCAGGGGGTGGATTTGTTGGAACTGGTGGTGGATCAGGTCACGGTGGATCAAGTGGTGGATCTGACGGTGGATCAGGTGGCGGATtcggtggtggttctggtggatCAGGTGGGGGATCACATGGTGGTTCAAGTGGATCAGGTGGCGGATccggtggtggttctggtggatCAGGTCGCGGATCACATGGTGGTTCTGGTGGATCAGGTGGCGGATCAGGTGGCGGATCACATGGTGGTTTAGGTGGATCAGGTGGCGGATTCGGTGGTGAATTTGGTGGATCAGGTGGCGGATccggtggtggttctggtggatCAGGTGGCGGATccggtggtggttctggtggatCAGGTGGGGGATCACATGGTGGTTCTGGTGGATCAGGTGGCGGATCACATGGTGGTTCAGGTGGATCAGGTGGCGGATTCGGAGGTGGATCTGGTGGATCAGGTGGCGGATCACATGGTGGTTCAGGTGGATCAGATGGCGGATTCGGTGGTGGATCTGGTGGATCAGGTGGCGGATTCGGAGTTGGATCTGGTGGATCAGGTGGCGGATCACATGGTGGTTCAGGTGGATCAGATGGCGGATTCGGTGGTGAATTTGGTGGATCAGGTGGCGGATTCGGTGGTGAATTTAGTGGATCAGGTGGCGGATCACATGGTGGTTCAGGTGGATCAGATGGCGGATTCGGTGGTGGATCTGGTGGATCAGGTGGCGGATTCGGAGTTGGATCTGGTGGATCAGGTGGCGGATCACATGGTGGTTCAGGTGGATCAGATGGCGGATTCGGTGGTGGATCTGGTGGATCAGGTGGGGGATCACATGGTGGTTCTGGTGGATCAGATGGCGGATTCGGTGGTGGATCTGGTGGATCAGGTGGGGGATCACATGGTGGTTCTGGTGGATCAGATGGCGGATTCGGTGGTGGATCTGGTGGATCCGGTGGCGGATCACATGGTGGTTCTGGTGGATCAGATGGCGGATTCGGTGGTGGATCTGGTGGATCAGGTGGGGGATCACATGGTGGTTCTAGTGGATCAGGTGGCGGATCACATGGTGGTTTAAGTGGATCAGATGGCGGATTCGGTGGTGGATCTGGTGGATCAGGTGGCGGATTCGGAGTTGGATCTGGTGGATCAGGTGGCGGATCACATGGTGGTTCAGGTGGATCAGATGGCGGATTCGGTGGTGGATCTGGTGGATCAGGTGGGGGATCACATGGTGGTTCTGGTGGATCAGATGGCGGATTCGGTGGTGGATCTGGTGGATCAGGTGGGGGATCACATGGTGGTTCTAGTGGATCAGGTGGTGAATTCGGTGGTGGATTTGGTGGATCAGGTGGCGGATCACATGGTGGTTCAGGTGGATCAGATGGCGGATTCGGTGGTGGATCTGGTGGATCAGGTGGGGGATCACATGGTGGTTCTAGTGGATCAGATGGCGGATTCGGTGGTGGATCTGGTGGATCAGGTGGGGGATCACATGGTGGTTCAGGTGGATCAGGTGACGGATTCGGTGGTGGATCTGGTGGCGGATCCGATGGTGGATCAGGTGGATCAGGTGGCGAGTTCGGTGGTGGATCTGGTGGATCATTTGGCGGATCACATGGAGGTTCAGGTGGATCAGGTGGGGGATCCGGTGGTGGATCTGGTGGATCAGGTGGCGGATCCGATGGTGGATCAGGTAGTGGTTCAGGTGGATCAG GTGGCGGATTCGGTGGTGGACTTGATATTGGACTCGGTTTTGGAACTGATGGACCTGGTGGATCAGGATCTGGTATTGAACTCGGTTTGGGACTTGGTGGTGGACCTGGTATTGAGCTCGGGTTTGGAACTGATGGACCTGGTGGATTCGGTGGTGAACCTGGTGGATCAGGAGGTGGATTCGGTGGTGGACCTGGTGGATCAGGTGGCGGATCACATGGTGGTTCAGGTGGATCAGGTGGCGGATccggtggtggttctggtggatCAGGTGGTGGATTCGATGGTGGATCAGGTGGTGGTTCAGGTGTATCAGGTGGCGGATTCGGTGGTGGACTTGATATTGGACTCGGTTTTGGAGCTGGTGATGGACCTGGTGGGTCAGGAGGTGGACTTGGTGGATCAGTTGGCGGATTCGGTGGTCGACCTGGTGGATCAGATGGTGGATTCGGTGATGGATCAGGTGGGTCAGGTGGATTCGGTGGCGGATTCGGAGGTGGACCAGGAGGTGGATTCGGTGGTGGATCAGGTGGATCAGGTGGATCAGGTGGATTCGGTGGCGGATTCGGTGGTGGACCAGGAGGTGGATTCGGTGGTGGATCAGGTGGATCAGGTGGATTCGGTGGCGGATTCGGTGGTGGACCAGGAGGTGGATTCGGTGGTGGATCAGGTGGATCAGGTGGTGGATctggtggtggagcaggtggaTCTGGTGGCGGGGTCAGTGGTGGAGgggccggcggcggcggcgtcaacCTACAGGACAAGGCCGTGTTCATCATTCACCCTGACTTCTTCAAGACCGGCGCGGGCGCCGGCCTGACGGGCCTGCCGGAAGTGACGGAGCCCATTATTATCGTGAGTGACAATAAATTTGCCCAGGGTGGGGGTGGGGCTGGCGTAGGTTTCAGTAATGCTCTGGGCGGAGGAGGGTTTGCGGGAGCCTTTAGCAGCGTGAACAGGCTGggagaggctgctgctgctgacacCACAGCGGCTCACTCAAGCGGTGCTGCATCAACTGCTACCGCCGAAGAAGTAAGTACATCCTCTGGTAAAAGTGGATCGACCTCGACCAGTGCCATTGAAAGCGCTTCATCCTTAGGCAGTGCCTCAATAAGCGCTTCTTCTCCAAGCAGTGAAGGCTTCGTTGCATCCACCTTCAGCTCCAACGGATTGACTGTTGGAAGTGCGACAGGTGATTCTACCTCTGCCTCGAGTGGATCATTTGGAAGAAGTACCATCGAAAATGTCTCATCCTCAGCTAGTGCCGCTGAAGGAGCATCTTCAAGTGGTGCTACAAAGAGTGCTTCATTCTCCAGTGCAAGTGAATCATCGGGCAGCGCCACTGATGGTGCTTCTTTTTTAACTAGTGCTTCCGAAGGTGGTTCATCCTCCCACGGATCAGTTTCCTCAGGGAGTGGAACTGAAGGCGCCTTTTTATTTGATGCAAGTGGATCTTCCCTAGGCAGTGCGGCTGAAGTTGATACTTCTTTAGGCAGTGCCGCTGAAGTAGCCTCCTCAAGCAGTGCCACTGAAGTGGCCTCCTCAGGCAGTGCCGCTGAAGTGACCTTCTCAGGTAGTGCCGCTGAAGTGGCCTCCTCAAGCGGTGCCGCTGAAGTGACCTCCTCAAATAGTGCCGCTGAAGTGACCTCAAGCAATGCCGCTGCAGCGGCTTCCTCAGGCAGTGCCGCTGAAGGTGTTTCTTCTTCGAGCAGTGGAGGGTTCGATGCATCTACATTCAACTCTAGAAAACTATCTGTAGAAAGCAGCACAAAagattcttcatcttcttccagcAGAAAAGGTGGAGTTCTAACAATTACTTCCTCTAGCTTGGATGGATCATCTGGTATCAACAAAGCGGTAACTGATGAGTCGTCTGGCAGGGGACAATCAGTTCTCGATAGTGGAGCATCAGGAGGaacaaaaaatattgaaaaggcAGCCAATGCAAAACCAGCTTCTTCGGGTCAAATTGGGCTGAATGGATTTAGCACGTCCTTCAGTGAAGGCGGATCACAACAGTTTATAATATCCTCTAGTGGAGACGCATCCAGGTTTGACTCCCACAGATTTTCCAGCAGTGGATCCGGTGGCTCTTCAAGCAGTGGGGCGTCAAGCAGTGCCATTTTGCACAGCCAAAGCGGTGGTGACTTAAAACTGCAGGCACCGGACCAGTTACTGAAGATTCTCAATCCAGGCCAAACAGCTCGCGGGCTTCAGGGTATCCGCGGCAGTTCGGGCCAGGGCGGGGCTGTCTTCTTTACGCAGGAAACTGACCTGGCCTCTTCCCAGGGCGGCAAAACCTCCATCACACAACTGCCAGTCACTCGCGTCACCACCGTGACACACCTCCCTGACGATTCTAAGCAAGGCTCTTCCATCTTGAAAATAGCTGGCAGTTCCACGGGCTTCAAGAATAACCAGAACGTGTTCACAAGCCCACCGTCAGGTGCTGCACGATTCTTTGCATCAGCATCAAACACAAAAACTTTTCAGGCGAGTGGCAAGAAGTCAGCAGGAAACAAAATTGTTAGCATATCCGGCTCAGGAACACTCACGACTCTTCCTACTGGTGACACTGTCCTCGCCTTGGGCAGCAAACAACCCATTGCAATTTCCACTTCCCAGGGCGTCATCAGGAACAGCCGGAGGACCGCGCCCTTTTCCACCACCAACTCGAGGCAGCAACGACCGAGGCGAATCCGAGGGCGGCTTCTGAGGTCACTCTAA